From a region of the Williamsia phyllosphaerae genome:
- a CDS encoding glutamate-cysteine ligase family protein translates to MGAEVSKREFTREDRRRFREQVGRGTEAIARMLAEGLFSDTDADGSAPDPLLGMEVELNLIDRAMNPAMSNATVLQSIADPDFQTELGQFNIEINVAPRPLTDDNTIALEQALRGSLNRAEARAAATDNHIVMIGMLPTLRTDHLMHQWISANPRYDLLNQQIFAARGEDIALDIDGVPLGAERVGERLVATTDSILPEAACTSVQLHLRVAPEDFAAHWNAAQSIAGVQVALAGNSPFFAGKALWHESRIPVFEQATDTRPLELKNQGVRPRVWFGERWITTIFDLFEENTRYFPALLPVCADEDPLETLDAGRIPELSELKLHNGTVYRWNRPIYDVVDGHAHLRIENRVLPAGPTVLDTMADSAFYYGVLRGLVDADRPLWSQMSFDAATENLHAGARDGLDAQLYWPTVGWIRPDELVLRRLLPLADTGLAAYGVSPRARRRYLSVIEGRCLSRQTGAVWQRESVAAREAAGDSRAQALSGMLREYVDRMHEGEAVHTWDL, encoded by the coding sequence ATGGGCGCCGAGGTCTCCAAGCGGGAGTTCACACGGGAGGACCGCCGCCGTTTTCGTGAGCAGGTGGGTCGCGGTACCGAGGCCATCGCGCGGATGCTGGCCGAGGGGTTGTTCAGCGACACCGACGCCGACGGATCGGCACCCGACCCGTTGCTGGGCATGGAGGTCGAACTCAACCTGATCGACCGCGCGATGAACCCGGCGATGTCGAATGCGACTGTGCTGCAGTCGATCGCTGACCCGGACTTCCAGACCGAGCTCGGCCAGTTCAACATCGAGATCAACGTCGCCCCACGTCCGTTGACCGACGACAACACCATCGCACTCGAGCAGGCCCTGCGCGGATCGCTCAACCGCGCCGAGGCGCGCGCCGCCGCCACCGACAACCACATCGTGATGATCGGGATGTTGCCGACGCTGCGCACCGATCACCTGATGCATCAGTGGATCTCGGCCAACCCGCGCTACGACCTGCTCAACCAGCAGATCTTCGCCGCCCGCGGCGAGGACATCGCTCTCGACATCGACGGCGTCCCCCTCGGGGCCGAACGCGTGGGCGAGCGGTTGGTCGCCACCACCGACTCGATCCTGCCCGAGGCGGCGTGCACCTCGGTGCAGCTCCATCTGCGCGTGGCTCCCGAGGATTTCGCCGCGCACTGGAACGCGGCGCAATCCATCGCCGGTGTGCAGGTCGCGCTCGCGGGCAACTCCCCCTTCTTCGCGGGCAAGGCGCTGTGGCACGAGAGCCGGATCCCGGTGTTCGAGCAGGCCACCGACACCCGGCCGCTCGAGCTGAAGAACCAGGGCGTGCGGCCGCGCGTGTGGTTCGGCGAACGCTGGATCACCACCATCTTCGATCTCTTCGAGGAGAACACCCGCTACTTCCCCGCCCTGCTGCCGGTATGTGCCGACGAGGATCCGCTCGAGACGCTCGACGCGGGCCGGATACCGGAGCTGTCGGAACTCAAGCTGCACAACGGGACCGTCTACCGCTGGAACCGTCCGATCTACGACGTCGTCGACGGGCACGCACACCTGCGCATCGAGAACCGCGTCCTGCCCGCGGGGCCGACCGTGCTGGACACCATGGCCGACTCGGCGTTCTACTACGGCGTGCTGCGCGGTCTGGTCGACGCCGACCGACCGCTGTGGTCGCAGATGTCGTTCGACGCGGCCACCGAGAACCTGCACGCCGGTGCGCGTGACGGGCTCGACGCCCAGCTGTATTGGCCGACCGTCGGATGGATCCGGCCGGACGAGCTGGTGTTGCGTCGGCTGTTACCGCTGGCCGACACCGGGTTGGCCGCGTACGGGGTGTCGCCACGCGCGCGACGCAGATACCTGTCGGTGATCGAGGGTCGCTGCCTGAGCCGACAGACCGGCGCGGTCTGGCAACGGGAGTCGGTGGCGGCGCGCGAGGCGGCCGGCGACTCTCGCGCCCAGGCGTTGTCGGGGATGCTGCGCGAGTACGTCGACCGCATGCACGAGGGCGAGGCCGTGCACACCTGGGACCTGTAG
- a CDS encoding RtcB family protein, whose amino-acid sequence MTTRIGNLKLLSFASEIDDKTIEQAKETAALPFVHPHVALMPDAHYGKGSAVGTVIPTVDAVIPAAVGVDIGCGMIAVRTTFDADAIENFDRAELRTSIESAIPLSPGNYNRAVDRYPFTAGRIAVLEELAAADGVELSHSPKWREQLGSLGGGNHFIELCLDEEDRVWMFLHSGSRGVGNRIAQRHIKIAQRLCRQWHIPLPNADLAYLPHGTSELDVYLRDLAWAQRFALENRAEMMDRFRQAFAHWVGHDGDPAGLETERINCHHNYTVREHHGGKDVWLTRKGAIDAHEGVQGIIPGSMGTRSYIVTGKGHGGGLCSAPHGAGRRFSRTEAKRRYTEADLATAMTGIEYRHGAEWIDEIPQAYKDIDVVMADAERLVSIDHVLRQVLNVKGT is encoded by the coding sequence GTGACCACCCGCATCGGCAACCTCAAGCTGCTCAGCTTCGCCTCCGAGATCGACGACAAGACGATCGAACAGGCCAAGGAGACCGCAGCCCTGCCTTTCGTGCACCCGCACGTGGCGTTGATGCCCGACGCCCACTACGGCAAGGGCTCGGCGGTCGGTACCGTCATCCCGACCGTGGACGCCGTGATCCCGGCGGCGGTGGGAGTCGACATCGGCTGCGGGATGATCGCGGTGCGAACGACTTTCGACGCCGATGCGATCGAGAACTTCGACCGTGCCGAGCTGCGGACGTCCATCGAGTCCGCGATTCCGCTCTCGCCGGGCAACTACAACCGCGCGGTGGACCGCTACCCGTTCACCGCCGGGCGTATCGCGGTGTTGGAGGAGCTGGCCGCGGCCGACGGGGTCGAGCTGTCGCATTCGCCGAAATGGCGTGAGCAGCTCGGTTCGCTCGGCGGTGGTAACCACTTCATCGAACTGTGCCTCGACGAGGAGGATCGGGTGTGGATGTTCCTGCACTCGGGCTCACGCGGCGTCGGCAACCGGATCGCGCAGCGACACATCAAGATCGCGCAGAGGTTGTGTCGGCAGTGGCACATCCCGCTGCCCAACGCCGACCTCGCGTACCTCCCGCACGGGACGTCGGAACTCGATGTGTACCTGCGTGATCTGGCGTGGGCGCAGCGGTTCGCACTCGAGAACCGCGCGGAGATGATGGACCGGTTCCGGCAGGCGTTCGCGCACTGGGTCGGCCACGACGGTGACCCGGCCGGTCTCGAGACCGAGAGGATCAACTGCCACCACAACTACACCGTCCGTGAACACCACGGCGGCAAGGATGTGTGGCTGACCAGGAAGGGTGCCATCGATGCCCACGAGGGTGTCCAAGGCATCATCCCGGGATCGATGGGCACCCGGTCCTACATCGTGACCGGCAAGGGTCACGGTGGTGGCCTCTGCTCCGCGCCGCACGGTGCGGGACGTCGGTTCTCGCGGACCGAGGCCAAGCGTCGCTATACCGAGGCCGACCTCGCGACGGCGATGACCGGCATCGAGTACCGGCACGGCGCGGAGTGGATCGACGAGATCCCGCAGGCGTACAAGGACATAGACGTCGTGATGGCCGACGCCGAGCGGCTCGTGTCGATCGACCACGTGCTGCGGCAGGTGCTCAACGTCAAGGGCACCTGA
- a CDS encoding OPT family oligopeptide transporter encodes MSVVSSTRGSAVRELTLRGVVLGGLITLVFTAANVYLGLKVGLTFATSIPAAVISMSVLRYFANHSIVENNIVQTIASAAGTLSAIIFVLPGLIIVGYWSGFPYWVTAAVCATGGILGVAFSIPLRRALVTGTDLPFPEGVAGAEVLKVGTSDSAQAAADNKTGLRMLSVAALVAAGFSLVSSLKVISNAVSTSFKVGSGGTMVGASLSMALIGVGHLVGLTVAIAMVVGLVISYGILLPILTSGKLSGSEALADTVSATFSSDVRFIGAGAIAVAAVWTLVTIIRPIVTGIIESARSARLRRGGTEVDVVERDIPIQIVAGVAVFMLIPIGFLLWDFTSDTALNGGAAGIITVSLVYLLVFGLVIAAVCGYMAGLIGSSNSPLSGVGILVAISAALLIKVTFGDSGDTQTTALIAYTLFTTAVVFGVATISNDNLQDLKTGQLVGSTPWKQQVALVIGVLFGSAVIPPILQLMQTAFGFAGAPGAGDDALAAPQASLISSLVSGVFGDSLDWNLIGLGALIGAAVIAIDETMSRTTRFRLPPLAVGLGMYLPISLTLVIPIGAVLGFFYNRWADRNATNVERTKRLGVLLACGLIVGESLFGVVFAGIVAASGDDDPLRIVGEGFDNWAQVVGIVAFVLVLGWLYKRTQKVSETAAAKPDAV; translated from the coding sequence ATGTCCGTTGTGAGCAGTACCCGGGGTAGCGCCGTACGCGAGTTGACCCTGCGCGGTGTCGTGCTCGGCGGGCTCATCACCCTGGTCTTCACCGCCGCCAACGTCTACCTCGGCCTCAAGGTCGGACTGACCTTCGCGACTTCCATTCCGGCCGCGGTGATCTCGATGAGCGTTCTGCGCTACTTCGCGAATCACTCAATCGTCGAGAACAACATCGTCCAGACCATCGCCTCGGCCGCCGGAACGCTCTCGGCGATCATCTTCGTGCTCCCCGGGCTGATCATCGTCGGCTACTGGAGCGGCTTCCCGTACTGGGTCACCGCCGCGGTGTGTGCCACCGGCGGCATCCTGGGTGTCGCGTTCTCCATCCCGTTGCGCCGGGCGTTGGTGACCGGAACCGATCTGCCGTTCCCCGAGGGGGTGGCCGGGGCCGAGGTGCTCAAGGTGGGCACGTCGGACTCGGCGCAGGCCGCCGCGGACAACAAGACCGGTTTGCGGATGTTGTCGGTGGCCGCCCTGGTCGCGGCAGGCTTCTCGCTGGTGTCGTCGCTGAAGGTGATCAGCAACGCGGTGTCGACGTCGTTCAAGGTCGGTTCCGGCGGCACCATGGTCGGCGCGAGCCTGTCCATGGCGCTGATCGGCGTCGGACACCTGGTGGGCCTCACCGTCGCGATCGCGATGGTGGTGGGCCTGGTCATCTCCTACGGCATCCTGTTGCCGATCCTCACGTCGGGCAAGCTCTCCGGGTCCGAGGCCCTCGCCGACACGGTCTCGGCGACCTTCTCCTCCGATGTGCGGTTCATCGGCGCGGGTGCGATCGCGGTCGCCGCGGTGTGGACGCTGGTCACCATCATCCGGCCGATCGTCACCGGCATCATCGAGTCGGCTCGCTCGGCACGGCTCCGACGCGGCGGCACCGAGGTCGACGTCGTCGAACGCGACATCCCCATCCAGATCGTCGCCGGCGTCGCGGTGTTCATGCTCATCCCCATCGGCTTCCTGCTGTGGGACTTCACCAGCGACACCGCGCTCAACGGCGGCGCCGCCGGGATCATCACCGTCAGCCTGGTCTACCTGCTCGTCTTCGGCCTGGTCATCGCCGCCGTCTGCGGTTACATGGCCGGACTCATCGGCTCCTCGAACAGCCCACTGTCCGGTGTCGGCATCCTGGTCGCGATCAGCGCCGCCCTGCTCATCAAGGTCACGTTCGGCGACTCCGGCGACACGCAGACCACCGCACTCATCGCCTACACGCTGTTCACCACGGCCGTGGTGTTCGGTGTCGCGACCATCTCCAACGACAACCTGCAGGACCTCAAGACCGGTCAGCTCGTCGGCTCGACGCCGTGGAAGCAGCAGGTGGCGTTGGTCATCGGCGTCCTCTTCGGTTCCGCCGTCATCCCGCCGATCCTGCAGCTCATGCAGACCGCGTTCGGGTTCGCCGGCGCGCCGGGAGCGGGCGACGACGCGCTCGCCGCACCGCAGGCATCGCTGATCTCCTCACTCGTCAGCGGCGTGTTCGGCGACTCGCTGGACTGGAACCTCATCGGACTCGGCGCCCTGATCGGCGCAGCCGTGATCGCCATCGACGAGACGATGAGCCGCACGACCCGATTCCGCCTGCCGCCGCTGGCCGTGGGACTCGGAATGTACCTGCCGATCTCGCTGACGCTGGTCATCCCGATCGGCGCGGTGCTCGGGTTCTTCTACAACCGCTGGGCCGACCGCAACGCGACGAACGTCGAACGCACCAAACGACTCGGCGTGCTCCTCGCGTGCGGACTCATCGTGGGCGAGAGCCTGTTCGGCGTGGTGTTCGCCGGGATCGTCGCCGCATCCGGGGACGACGACCCGCTGCGGATCGTCGGCGAGGGCTTCGACAACTGGGCCCAGGTGGTCGGGATCGTGGCCTTCGTCCTGGTGCTCGGCTGGCTCTACAAGCGCACTCAGAAGGTGTCGGAAACGGCGGCCGCGAAGCCGGACGCCGTGTGA
- the purL gene encoding phosphoribosylformylglycinamidine synthase subunit PurL → MSVDTVSHAAQTPDDPQPFRELGLKDDEYARIREILGRRPTDAELAMYSVMWSEHCSYKSSKVHLKYFGETTTDEMRSSMLAGIGENAGVVDIGDGWAVTFKVESHNHPSYVEPYQGAATGVGGIVRDIMAMGARPIAVMDQLRFGAADAPDTRRVVDGVVRGVGGYGNSLGLPNVGGETVFDASYAGNPLVNALCAGVLRVEDLQLAFASGAGNKIILFGARTGLDGIGGVSVLASETFDDTGESGPNRKKLPAVQVGDPFTEKVLIECCLELYHAGLVVGIQDLGGAGLSCATSELASAGDGGMSIQLETVPMRAEGMTPAEVLSSESQERMCAVVTPENVEAFLAVCRKWDVLATVIGEVTDGEHLEITWHGETVVDVPPRTVAHEGPVYQRPVERPEWQDEVISSSSKTLDRPSSDDELRSTLLTMLASPALCSRKFITEQYDRYVRGNTVLAENADSGVIRIDESTGRGIALATDASGRYTYLDPYRGAQLALAEAYRNVVVAGATPKAVTNCLNFGSPEDPAVMWQFSEAVKGLADGCAQLGIPVCGGNVSFYNQTGSTPILPTPVVGVLGVIDDVHRRIPTGFGTEPGETLILMGDTKDELDGSIWAQVTHDHLGGVPPEVDLERERLLGAILTAASRDGLISAAHDLSEGGLIQTVVESALAGETGCRIILPENADPFVWLFSESAGRVLVAVPRTEETRFCAMLTAREMPWTRIGVVDQGSDSVEVQDHFSVPLTELRTAHEATLPALFG, encoded by the coding sequence TTGTCCGTCGACACCGTCAGCCATGCAGCGCAGACGCCCGATGATCCACAACCCTTCCGCGAGCTAGGACTGAAGGACGACGAGTACGCGCGGATCCGCGAGATCCTCGGCCGCCGCCCCACCGACGCCGAGCTGGCCATGTACTCGGTGATGTGGTCGGAGCACTGCAGCTACAAGTCGTCGAAGGTCCACCTCAAGTACTTCGGTGAGACCACCACCGACGAGATGCGCTCGTCGATGCTGGCCGGTATCGGCGAGAACGCGGGCGTCGTCGACATCGGCGACGGCTGGGCGGTGACCTTCAAGGTCGAGTCGCACAACCACCCGTCCTACGTCGAGCCGTACCAGGGCGCAGCCACCGGTGTCGGCGGCATCGTCCGCGACATCATGGCAATGGGCGCCCGTCCGATCGCCGTGATGGACCAGCTGCGCTTCGGTGCGGCCGACGCCCCCGACACCCGCCGCGTCGTCGACGGTGTCGTGCGCGGCGTGGGCGGATACGGCAACTCACTCGGCCTGCCCAACGTCGGCGGCGAGACCGTCTTCGACGCCAGCTACGCGGGCAACCCGCTGGTCAACGCGCTGTGTGCGGGTGTGCTGCGGGTCGAGGACCTGCAGCTCGCCTTCGCCTCCGGCGCGGGCAACAAGATCATCCTGTTCGGTGCACGGACCGGCCTCGACGGCATCGGCGGCGTGTCGGTGCTCGCATCGGAGACCTTCGACGACACCGGCGAATCCGGCCCGAACCGCAAGAAGCTCCCGGCCGTCCAGGTCGGCGACCCGTTCACCGAGAAGGTGCTCATCGAGTGCTGCCTCGAGCTCTACCACGCAGGACTCGTCGTCGGCATCCAGGATCTCGGCGGTGCCGGGTTGTCCTGCGCCACATCCGAGCTCGCGTCCGCAGGTGACGGCGGCATGAGCATCCAGCTCGAGACCGTCCCCATGCGCGCCGAGGGCATGACCCCGGCCGAGGTCCTCTCCAGCGAGTCCCAGGAGCGCATGTGCGCGGTGGTGACGCCGGAGAACGTCGAAGCGTTCCTCGCCGTGTGCCGCAAGTGGGATGTGCTCGCGACCGTCATCGGTGAGGTCACCGACGGCGAGCACCTCGAGATCACCTGGCACGGTGAGACCGTCGTCGACGTGCCGCCGCGGACCGTCGCCCACGAGGGGCCGGTCTACCAGCGTCCCGTCGAGCGCCCGGAGTGGCAGGACGAGGTCATCTCGTCGAGCTCGAAGACCCTGGATCGCCCGTCGTCCGACGACGAACTGCGCTCCACGCTGCTGACGATGCTGGCCTCACCGGCCCTGTGCAGCCGCAAGTTCATCACCGAGCAGTACGACCGCTACGTCCGCGGCAACACCGTGCTGGCCGAGAACGCCGACTCCGGAGTCATCCGGATCGACGAATCCACCGGCCGCGGAATCGCTCTCGCGACCGACGCGTCGGGTCGGTACACCTACCTCGATCCGTACCGCGGTGCGCAGCTCGCCCTGGCCGAGGCGTACCGCAACGTGGTGGTCGCCGGCGCGACGCCCAAGGCCGTCACCAACTGCCTCAACTTCGGTTCGCCCGAGGACCCGGCGGTCATGTGGCAGTTCTCCGAGGCGGTCAAGGGATTGGCCGACGGCTGTGCGCAACTGGGCATCCCGGTGTGCGGCGGCAACGTCAGCTTCTACAACCAGACCGGATCGACCCCCATCCTGCCGACGCCGGTCGTCGGTGTCCTCGGGGTCATCGACGACGTCCACCGGCGCATCCCGACCGGCTTCGGAACCGAGCCCGGTGAGACGTTGATCCTCATGGGCGACACGAAAGACGAACTCGACGGATCGATCTGGGCGCAGGTCACCCACGACCACCTCGGTGGGGTCCCGCCGGAGGTCGACCTCGAGCGCGAGCGGCTGCTCGGGGCGATCCTCACCGCGGCGTCGCGCGACGGCTTGATCTCCGCGGCACACGACCTCTCCGAGGGCGGGCTCATCCAGACCGTCGTCGAGTCGGCGCTCGCGGGTGAGACCGGTTGCCGCATCATCCTGCCCGAGAACGCCGACCCGTTCGTGTGGTTGTTCTCCGAGTCGGCGGGACGCGTACTCGTGGCGGTCCCGCGTACCGAGGAGACCCGGTTCTGCGCGATGCTCACCGCACGCGAGATGCCCTGGACGCGTATCGGTGTGGTCGATCAGGGCAGTGACTCGGTCGAGGTCCAGGACCACTTCTCGGTTCCGCTGACCGAGTTGCGCACCGCTCACGAGGCGACACTGCCCGCACTGTTCGGCTGA
- a CDS encoding sterol carrier family protein: MAPGKAVDPAEMRSAMLVIGDWLRDDTVDAPARAELAAAVRMSARILAQIAPGASVEVRVPPFVAVQCIQGPRHTRGTPPNVVEMDPRTWLLLAAGLDDLAHAVGDGRVTASGSRAAEVASWLPIVRI; this comes from the coding sequence GTGGCACCCGGAAAAGCAGTCGACCCGGCCGAGATGCGATCGGCGATGCTCGTCATCGGTGACTGGCTGCGCGACGACACCGTCGATGCCCCCGCTCGCGCCGAGCTCGCCGCGGCGGTCCGGATGAGCGCCCGCATCCTCGCCCAGATCGCCCCCGGCGCCTCGGTCGAGGTACGGGTGCCGCCGTTCGTCGCGGTGCAGTGCATCCAGGGCCCGCGCCACACCCGCGGAACACCTCCGAATGTCGTGGAGATGGACCCGCGGACGTGGTTGTTGCTCGCAGCCGGCCTCGACGACCTCGCGCACGCCGTGGGCGACGGCCGGGTGACCGCATCGGGGAGTCGGGCGGCCGAGGTCGCGAGTTGGTTGCCGATCGTCCGGATCTGA
- a CDS encoding NAD(P)H-dependent amine dehydrogenase family protein, giving the protein MALRVVEWSTGTVGRHAIAGIDARPELELVGVWVSNPDKVGKDAGELAGLGRDLGVVATNDRDALIALAPDCIVHTAMVDDRIFEALEDLIFFLESGINVVSSGPVLLQFPKGVVPDDLVDRVQAAGVKGNASLHVNGIDPGFANDVLPLAMTSLSQRIDQVRCYEIADYSTYYQPVVMSDIFGFGKSLDETPMLFTPGVLSMAWGSVVRQIAAGLGLTLDEPLEEKVERYAAEEDISTVSCDIATGTMAAVRFQVIGKVDGVERVVLDHITRTHPAQRPDWPTPNSGDGCYRIEITGEPMMTVDFSHHGEHGDHNVSGMIVTAMRLVNAVEAVVAAEPGLVTALELPLVTGRGLIPASAVAHA; this is encoded by the coding sequence GTGGCGCTCAGAGTGGTGGAATGGTCGACCGGAACGGTGGGGCGGCACGCGATCGCGGGGATCGACGCACGGCCCGAACTCGAACTGGTCGGGGTGTGGGTGTCGAACCCCGACAAGGTCGGTAAAGACGCAGGCGAGTTGGCCGGTCTCGGCCGTGACCTCGGGGTGGTCGCCACCAACGACCGCGACGCGCTCATCGCCTTGGCGCCCGATTGCATCGTGCACACCGCGATGGTCGACGACCGCATCTTCGAGGCACTCGAGGACCTCATCTTCTTCCTGGAATCCGGGATCAACGTGGTGTCGTCCGGTCCGGTGCTGCTGCAGTTCCCGAAGGGCGTCGTCCCCGACGACCTCGTCGACCGTGTGCAGGCGGCGGGCGTCAAGGGCAATGCCAGCCTGCACGTCAACGGCATCGACCCCGGTTTCGCCAACGACGTTCTACCCCTGGCGATGACGAGCCTGTCGCAGCGTATCGACCAGGTGCGCTGCTACGAGATCGCCGACTATTCGACGTACTACCAACCCGTCGTGATGAGCGACATCTTCGGCTTCGGCAAGTCACTCGACGAGACGCCGATGCTGTTCACGCCGGGCGTGCTGTCGATGGCGTGGGGGAGTGTCGTCCGTCAGATCGCCGCCGGTCTCGGCCTGACCCTCGACGAGCCGTTGGAGGAGAAGGTCGAGCGCTACGCCGCCGAGGAGGACATCTCCACGGTGTCGTGCGACATCGCCACGGGCACCATGGCCGCGGTGCGATTCCAGGTGATCGGCAAGGTCGACGGCGTCGAACGCGTTGTGCTCGACCACATCACCCGTACGCACCCGGCGCAGCGCCCCGACTGGCCGACCCCGAACTCCGGCGACGGGTGCTACCGCATCGAGATCACCGGCGAGCCGATGATGACCGTGGATTTCAGTCATCACGGTGAGCACGGCGACCACAACGTCTCGGGCATGATCGTCACCGCCATGCGACTGGTCAACGCCGTGGAGGCGGTGGTCGCCGCCGAGCCCGGCCTCGTCACCGCGCTCGAGCTCCCGCTCGTCACCGGCCGCGGTCTCATCCCCGCATCGGCGGTCGCCCACGCCTGA
- the purF gene encoding amidophosphoribosyltransferase translates to MTELSIHSPNLLADLKPSAELDVDENEPREECGVFGVWAPGEDVAKLSYYGLYALQHRGQEAAGIAVGDGSQVLVFKDLGLVSQVFDEQTLASMPGHVAIGHCRYSTTGSTTWENSQPIFRTTAAGTGVALGHNGNLVNTSDLASTARAAGLMESRLNGGATSDSDVVGALLAHGAADRTIEQAAMELLPTLKGAFCLTFMDEHTLYAARDPHGVRPLCLGRLDRGWVVASETAALDIVGASFVRDIEPGELLAIDADGVRSSRFAKPTPKACVFEYVYLARPDSVINGRSVHSSRVEIGRRLAREFPAEGDLVIPVPESGTPAATGFAQESGIPYGQGLMKNAYVGRTFIQPSQTIRQLGIRLKLNPLKEVIRGKRLVVVDDSIVRGNTQRALIRMLREAGAAEIHVRIASSPVRWPCFYGIDFASPAELIANGMESEQGMVEGVRQAIGADTLAYISIDEMIAATEQPQDALCAACFDGKYPIDLPTETSMGKAVLETMLSNAVGAEPLASNDNVSALRRP, encoded by the coding sequence GTGACCGAGCTGTCGATCCACAGCCCGAACCTTCTCGCCGACCTCAAACCCAGCGCTGAGCTGGACGTCGACGAGAACGAACCCCGAGAAGAGTGCGGTGTCTTCGGAGTCTGGGCGCCGGGGGAGGACGTCGCCAAGCTCAGTTACTACGGCCTGTACGCGCTGCAGCACCGAGGTCAGGAAGCCGCCGGAATCGCCGTCGGTGACGGCTCGCAGGTGCTGGTGTTCAAGGACCTCGGACTGGTCAGCCAGGTGTTCGACGAGCAGACCCTGGCCTCGATGCCGGGCCACGTCGCCATCGGACACTGCCGCTACAGCACCACCGGGTCGACCACCTGGGAGAACTCCCAGCCCATCTTCCGCACGACCGCCGCCGGTACCGGTGTCGCGCTCGGGCACAACGGCAACCTGGTCAACACCTCCGATCTCGCCAGCACCGCGCGCGCCGCAGGTCTGATGGAGTCGCGGCTCAACGGCGGGGCCACCTCGGATTCCGATGTCGTCGGTGCATTGCTCGCACACGGGGCCGCCGACCGCACGATCGAGCAGGCCGCGATGGAGCTGCTGCCCACCCTCAAGGGCGCGTTCTGCCTCACCTTCATGGACGAGCACACCCTCTACGCCGCGCGCGATCCGCATGGCGTCCGCCCGCTGTGCCTCGGCCGGCTCGATCGCGGCTGGGTCGTCGCCTCCGAGACCGCTGCACTCGACATCGTCGGCGCCTCGTTCGTCCGCGACATCGAGCCCGGTGAACTGCTGGCCATCGACGCCGACGGCGTGCGCAGTTCCCGCTTCGCCAAGCCCACCCCGAAGGCCTGCGTCTTCGAGTACGTCTACCTCGCCCGCCCCGACAGCGTCATCAACGGCCGCTCGGTGCACTCCTCGCGTGTCGAGATCGGCCGTCGCCTGGCCCGAGAGTTCCCCGCCGAGGGTGATCTCGTCATCCCGGTGCCCGAGTCCGGGACGCCGGCGGCCACCGGGTTCGCCCAGGAATCGGGCATCCCCTACGGCCAGGGTCTGATGAAGAACGCCTACGTGGGCCGCACCTTCATCCAGCCGTCGCAGACCATCCGGCAGCTCGGTATCCGCCTCAAGCTCAACCCGCTCAAGGAGGTCATCCGTGGCAAACGCCTCGTGGTGGTGGACGATTCGATCGTGCGCGGCAACACCCAGCGCGCGCTGATCCGGATGCTCCGCGAGGCCGGTGCCGCCGAGATCCATGTGCGCATCGCGTCGAGCCCCGTCCGGTGGCCGTGCTTCTACGGCATCGACTTCGCGTCCCCGGCCGAACTCATCGCCAACGGCATGGAGTCCGAGCAGGGCATGGTCGAGGGTGTCCGCCAGGCCATCGGCGCCGACACCCTCGCCTACATCAGCATCGACGAGATGATCGCGGCCACCGAGCAGCCGCAGGATGCGCTCTGCGCGGCCTGTTTCGACGGGAAGTACCCGATCGACCTGCCCACCGAGACCTCCATGGGCAAGGCCGTTCTGGAGACGATGCTGTCGAATGCCGTCGGCGCTGAACCGCTCGCGTCCAACGACAACGTCAGCGCGCTGCGTAGGCCCTGA